In Methanonatronarchaeum sp. AMET-Sl, one genomic interval encodes:
- the hemC gene encoding hydroxymethylbilane synthase: MTIRVGTRKSRLAMAQAKQVVHLLREKTDREIELVTLETLGDKENWKSIEDIEGEGVFTRELDEALINNAIDLAIHSCKDVPTDMREEITLSSYIKRGSPHDVLVGGHLDELDSGAIVGTGSPRRQAEIKKLRPDLKLKPIRGNIDTRVDKALEGELDAVMLAEAGLQRLGLEDKISYRFPIPETLPAPAQGALCITSRKGDEEMIKFSQTIDHPPTRYAVVAERAAMNEFGMGCTIPVGAYGEVDGELNFKLEHIEMDKRVELSGNPEKAEEIGRKAARKILK, translated from the coding sequence ATGACCATAAGGGTTGGCACAAGAAAAAGTAGGCTTGCAATGGCTCAAGCCAAACAGGTAGTACATTTACTTAGAGAAAAAACCGATCGAGAAATTGAGTTAGTTACATTGGAGACTTTAGGGGATAAGGAGAACTGGAAATCTATCGAAGATATCGAGGGAGAGGGCGTGTTCACCAGGGAGCTGGATGAAGCATTGATAAACAACGCGATAGACCTAGCAATCCATAGCTGTAAAGACGTTCCAACAGACATGCGGGAAGAAATAACACTCTCCAGTTATATCAAGCGTGGTTCTCCACACGACGTTTTGGTTGGAGGCCATCTAGATGAATTGGATAGTGGAGCAATAGTTGGTACCGGTAGTCCTAGGAGGCAGGCTGAAATAAAGAAGTTAAGGCCCGACCTAAAACTAAAACCGATACGTGGCAACATCGATACCCGTGTAGACAAGGCGTTGGAGGGTGAGTTGGATGCGGTTATGTTGGCTGAAGCGGGTTTACAGCGATTAGGGCTGGAAGATAAAATCAGTTATCGGTTCCCAATCCCAGAGACACTTCCAGCTCCTGCACAAGGAGCACTATGCATAACAAGCCGGAAGGGTGATGAAGAAATGATTAAATTCTCCCAAACAATTGATCACCCTCCTACTCGGTATGCGGTAGTTGCTGAGAGGGCGGCGATGAATGAGTTTGGTATGGGTTGTACAATACCGGTAGGGGCCTATGGAGAGGTTGACGGAGAACTCAACTTTAAGTTAGAACATATAGAGATGGATAAACGGGTTGAATTAAGTGGAAATCCGGAGAAAGCTGAAGAAATAGGTAGAAAAGCTGCTAGAAAAATATTAAAGTGA
- a CDS encoding Lrp/AsnC ligand binding domain-containing protein — MVVGVTLLNVKPGTEREIQRDLESREGVREVLHVFGEYDFIVIVEVDGLSKLNDIVDEIREIGGVLSTQTIIGAEMS, encoded by the coding sequence ATGGTTGTTGGAGTTACTTTACTAAATGTTAAGCCAGGTACAGAGCGTGAGATTCAGAGAGACCTTGAAAGCCGTGAAGGCGTTCGTGAGGTCTTGCATGTTTTTGGTGAATATGATTTTATTGTAATTGTTGAAGTCGATGGATTGAGCAAACTAAACGATATAGTCGATGAAATACGTGAAATAGGTGGAGTGTTGTCAACACAGACAATTATAGGCGCCGAGATGTCCTGA
- a CDS encoding replication factor C large subunit has product MSKEKWVEKYRPGSFEEIVGNRKAVKKFVDWAGKWRNGRPKKRGIRLVGPPGIGKTTAAYVLAGEFGWEVMEMNASDERAKDIVERLAGTASSSGTLSMGTGGRRLLIIDEADNLHGNADRGGKAAITRIIKSSSQPIVLIANDEYGMSGGMRRNTKKIEFKHPKQDEVVKALQRVQRKEGFKAYKNALREIARNADGDVRGAINDLQSIAESKLRGEKEVLRKEDVDLGDRNREENIWKLLNSVFRNDDLDKLRRVKRDLDSDINPDDLLHWVDSNLPKKYEGWDLVGPTKYLARASIYLGRVGTSGNYSLWSYASEMSTYGVCVSKSFQSAPKYRGPEMFGMLSKSRSLMNKQNSLTRKISNGYFVSEDLAVEMVPYLKIVFENDRELACEIASYLRLDEDEVTYLGGDPDIANKEVKEVQEIEDDEDEAQVSLGDF; this is encoded by the coding sequence ATGTCTAAAGAGAAGTGGGTTGAGAAATATAGGCCAGGGTCTTTTGAAGAGATCGTTGGTAATCGGAAAGCGGTTAAGAAGTTTGTAGATTGGGCCGGGAAATGGAGGAATGGCCGGCCGAAAAAGAGAGGGATTCGTTTGGTTGGGCCGCCGGGGATTGGTAAGACTACCGCTGCCTATGTTTTGGCTGGTGAGTTTGGTTGGGAGGTTATGGAGATGAATGCTAGTGATGAACGTGCTAAAGATATTGTTGAGCGGTTGGCGGGAACCGCTTCTTCTTCTGGCACCCTATCTATGGGGACAGGTGGCCGGAGGCTCTTAATTATTGATGAGGCTGATAACCTTCATGGTAATGCTGATCGTGGTGGTAAGGCTGCTATCACTAGGATTATTAAGAGTTCTAGTCAGCCTATTGTTTTGATTGCGAATGATGAGTATGGTATGTCGGGTGGTATGCGGCGTAACACCAAGAAAATTGAGTTTAAACATCCTAAACAGGATGAGGTTGTAAAGGCTTTGCAGAGGGTGCAGAGAAAAGAGGGATTTAAGGCATATAAGAATGCTTTAAGAGAGATCGCCAGAAACGCAGATGGAGATGTCCGGGGAGCGATAAATGACCTACAATCGATCGCTGAATCCAAACTCCGTGGAGAAAAAGAGGTTTTAAGGAAAGAGGATGTGGATTTAGGCGACCGCAACCGTGAAGAGAATATCTGGAAATTATTGAACTCTGTGTTCCGAAACGACGACCTTGATAAGTTAAGGAGGGTGAAACGGGACTTGGATTCAGATATAAACCCCGATGATTTATTGCATTGGGTTGACAGCAACCTCCCAAAAAAGTATGAGGGATGGGACTTGGTTGGACCAACCAAGTATTTAGCTAGGGCCTCGATCTACCTTGGTAGGGTTGGTACAAGTGGTAATTATTCTTTATGGAGTTATGCATCTGAGATGTCTACCTATGGAGTTTGTGTTTCTAAGTCATTTCAATCGGCTCCTAAGTATCGGGGGCCGGAGATGTTTGGAATGCTATCCAAATCTAGGTCTTTGATGAATAAACAGAACAGCCTCACCCGGAAGATATCTAATGGATATTTTGTTTCTGAAGACCTAGCGGTTGAAATGGTTCCATACCTAAAGATTGTTTTTGAAAACGATAGGGAGCTGGCATGTGAGATAGCTAGTTACTTAAGGCTTGATGAGGATGAAGTCACGTATCTAGGTGGCGACCCCGATATAGCTAACAAAGAAGTAAAGGAGGTTCAGGAGATTGAGGATGATGAGGATGAAGCACAGGTATCGCTTGGTGATTTCTAA
- a CDS encoding aldehyde ferredoxin oxidoreductase family protein, with amino-acid sequence MSGWSGWSGNQLEVDLDREKAVVKEMDRSLVEGFIGGAGYNAKILYDRVDPNTDPLGPDNVLCFGNGPLSGTPAPSSSRYTVTSKSPVTGIFGDSNSGGHWGPELHNAGFDHVFIRGRADKPVYLWIDDHDVELRDASELWGLDTWETTEAIQEDLGDPSVRVACIGPAGENLVKFACVISDMHRAAGRTGMGAVMGSKNLKAIAVRGTKGVEIAKPREFMDACNELEEAILNHPNYETVSELGTTILQRIIDDAGVGGYRHYQDGQWPEWVEECGGQALLENYVVRHKGCYGCPASCSRYYHVKEGPYQTRGGGPEYENVAAFGAELGNINLESILKCNTLSNKLGLDTMHTGHAIAVAMHLYQEDMLPERMVDGELEWGNPELIVDLVRKTGLRDGFGDKLALGAKKLGEICGNGAQELVVETKGMRGSLADIRSHLPWALNQCTATRGMDHLKGLSVAYPDSEVALEAADMEVSGEPEGVEVFLGKNPFHVVWSQNRHAIVDSTGLCKYEGIVMNPQRLKNFRDLIEAATNWEPSLKELYRAGERIYNIERAFNNRIGITRENDYPPKRFMKEPIPNGPAEGAKIDQKEYTKTLNKYYKHRGWDKKTGKPTKQKLKQLGLNQVIKDLYN; translated from the coding sequence ATGTCAGGTTGGAGTGGTTGGAGCGGTAACCAATTGGAGGTTGATTTGGATCGGGAGAAGGCTGTTGTTAAAGAGATGGATCGTAGTTTAGTTGAGGGGTTTATTGGTGGTGCTGGTTATAACGCTAAAATATTGTATGACCGGGTTGATCCTAATACGGATCCTTTGGGTCCTGATAATGTTCTTTGTTTTGGTAATGGCCCTCTTTCTGGGACGCCGGCTCCGTCTTCTTCTAGGTATACTGTGACTTCTAAGTCACCGGTTACTGGTATTTTTGGTGACAGTAACTCTGGTGGTCATTGGGGTCCTGAATTACATAATGCTGGTTTTGACCATGTTTTTATTCGGGGTCGTGCGGATAAACCGGTTTATTTATGGATTGATGATCATGATGTTGAGTTAAGGGATGCAAGTGAGTTGTGGGGTCTTGATACGTGGGAGACGACTGAGGCTATTCAGGAGGATTTGGGTGATCCGAGTGTTCGTGTTGCGTGTATTGGGCCGGCTGGAGAGAATTTAGTTAAGTTTGCTTGTGTTATTTCGGATATGCATCGGGCTGCCGGCCGTACAGGCATGGGCGCTGTTATGGGGTCTAAAAACCTTAAAGCAATAGCTGTACGGGGTACTAAAGGGGTTGAAATCGCAAAACCAAGAGAATTCATGGATGCATGTAACGAGCTTGAAGAAGCCATTCTAAATCACCCGAATTATGAGACCGTTTCAGAACTCGGTACCACAATTTTACAGAGAATTATCGATGATGCTGGTGTTGGTGGATACCGGCATTATCAAGATGGTCAATGGCCAGAGTGGGTTGAAGAATGTGGTGGCCAAGCCTTATTAGAGAACTATGTTGTCAGGCATAAGGGTTGTTATGGCTGTCCAGCCAGCTGCAGCCGGTACTACCACGTTAAGGAAGGTCCATACCAAACTAGGGGTGGAGGGCCGGAGTATGAGAATGTTGCTGCATTTGGAGCTGAACTTGGAAACATAAACCTTGAATCCATACTTAAGTGCAACACGCTTTCCAATAAACTTGGTTTAGATACTATGCACACCGGCCACGCAATAGCCGTAGCCATGCACCTCTATCAAGAAGACATGTTACCAGAAAGAATGGTCGATGGTGAATTGGAGTGGGGTAATCCAGAATTAATTGTGGATCTGGTTAGGAAAACAGGTTTACGAGATGGTTTTGGAGATAAACTTGCCTTAGGTGCAAAGAAACTTGGTGAGATATGTGGCAATGGTGCCCAAGAGTTGGTTGTTGAAACAAAAGGTATGCGTGGTTCTCTAGCCGACATTCGAAGCCATTTACCCTGGGCCTTGAACCAATGCACCGCCACACGTGGTATGGATCATTTAAAGGGATTGTCAGTTGCCTACCCTGACAGTGAGGTCGCTCTTGAGGCTGCCGATATGGAAGTTAGTGGTGAGCCCGAAGGCGTGGAGGTATTTCTAGGTAAAAACCCATTCCACGTTGTATGGAGCCAAAACAGACATGCAATAGTCGACTCAACCGGCCTATGCAAATACGAAGGAATCGTAATGAACCCACAGAGACTAAAAAACTTCAGAGACCTAATCGAAGCAGCCACCAACTGGGAACCATCCCTAAAAGAGCTCTATAGAGCCGGAGAACGAATCTACAACATAGAACGAGCATTCAACAACCGAATAGGAATCACACGAGAAAACGACTACCCACCAAAAAGATTCATGAAAGAACCAATACCAAACGGACCAGCAGAAGGAGCCAAAATAGACCAAAAAGAATACACAAAAACCCTAAACAAATACTACAAACATAGAGGCTGGGACAAAAAAACAGGCAAACCAACAAAACAAAAACTAAAACAACTAGGACTAAACCAAGTCATCAAAGACCTATACAACTAA
- a CDS encoding 4Fe-4S dicluster domain-containing protein, producing the protein MSGNERVLVDVDLCRGCRRCEVLCSWNKNLSRGRAVVNPRSSGIRVRSDERDGVFEPVVCSQCSSADCLEACSHDALTRTDGVVVVDQELCVGCGDCTEVCSHIWLDPDSEVVVKCDLCGDSDPVCVDGCKHDVLRCI; encoded by the coding sequence ATGTCTGGTAATGAAAGGGTTTTGGTGGATGTGGATCTGTGTAGGGGTTGTAGGCGTTGTGAGGTTTTGTGTTCGTGGAATAAGAACCTGTCTCGTGGTAGGGCTGTTGTTAATCCTCGGTCTAGTGGTATACGGGTTAGGTCTGATGAGCGGGATGGGGTGTTTGAGCCTGTGGTTTGTAGTCAGTGTTCCAGTGCTGATTGTCTTGAGGCCTGTAGCCATGATGCCTTAACTCGTACGGATGGGGTTGTGGTTGTTGATCAAGAGTTGTGTGTTGGTTGTGGTGATTGTACTGAGGTTTGTAGTCATATCTGGCTTGACCCCGATTCAGAGGTTGTTGTTAAATGTGATTTGTGTGGAGATAGTGACCCTGTTTGTGTTGATGGTTGTAAGCATGATGTATTGAGGTGTATTTAA
- a CDS encoding IGHMBP2 family helicase, translated as MDFSDYSSYKDFYVELVQLERREEMERHRREIREMHPRERQSKGRALINMKGKDKGRGVGQKYQVKYLGSRGGELPDNEISVGDLVMVSRNEPLNPDNPTGTVIEKTNYSITIEYTNKPPGFAFGKGVRVDLYVNDITYQRMLDALKKWSQPNTSKTLRDIIVGIKEPREPETTRIDLNNKNLNKSQKKAVQLALNAEHLFLIHGPPGTGKTTALVEAIEQHIDQGDRVLATASSNTAVDNMVEMLNKQGRHVVRVGHPARVTETLKQHTLDHILQNVEAYKEGQSARQKAYRLLDEQEKHTYPSGRWRRGLSNKAIQDLAKKGEGARGIPPKKIESMAKWIELKKEIDQLMDKAKELEDQAIREVLETADVVCTTNSTAGSNLLTEMEFDTLFIDEATQATEPSCLIPTTKTRKIVMAGDHKQLPPTILNQKAKQKGLEQTMFERLAQKHSQNIHTLKKQYRMNKEIMKYPNQEFYNNKLQPANQVKNHTLTDLTNKQTTLTKEPLTFIDNKTPERKPEGSNSRTNPGEAEITIKITKKLLNQGLKPSQIGIISPYKAQTEKIKEKLPNKKIETKTVDGFQGREKETIIVSLVRSNKQNQIGFLKNQRRLNVTITRAKRKLILIGNPNTLKTNPTYKKLINHIKQNGQYLKTQQQTT; from the coding sequence ATGGATTTTAGTGACTATAGTTCTTATAAAGATTTTTATGTTGAGTTGGTTCAGCTTGAACGTAGGGAAGAGATGGAGAGACATCGCCGTGAAATCAGGGAGATGCATCCACGTGAGAGGCAGTCGAAGGGCCGAGCCCTAATCAACATGAAGGGTAAAGACAAAGGACGGGGTGTAGGCCAGAAATACCAGGTTAAATACTTGGGGTCGCGGGGTGGTGAATTACCCGATAACGAGATATCGGTTGGCGATCTTGTTATGGTCAGTAGGAACGAGCCCCTGAACCCAGATAATCCAACTGGAACTGTGATTGAGAAAACCAACTACTCCATAACAATTGAATATACCAATAAACCCCCAGGCTTCGCATTCGGAAAAGGTGTTAGAGTCGACCTCTATGTAAATGACATCACCTACCAACGAATGCTAGATGCCCTCAAAAAATGGAGTCAACCCAACACATCAAAAACATTAAGAGACATCATCGTTGGAATTAAAGAACCAAGGGAGCCAGAAACAACTAGAATCGATTTGAACAACAAAAACCTAAATAAATCGCAGAAAAAAGCTGTTCAACTTGCATTAAACGCAGAACACCTATTCTTAATACATGGACCGCCAGGCACAGGTAAAACCACAGCCCTGGTTGAAGCTATCGAACAACACATCGATCAGGGAGATCGTGTTCTTGCAACAGCAAGTTCAAACACCGCGGTTGACAACATGGTTGAAATGTTAAACAAGCAAGGAAGGCATGTGGTTCGGGTGGGCCATCCAGCCAGAGTCACAGAAACACTCAAACAACACACACTTGACCACATACTACAGAACGTTGAGGCCTACAAGGAAGGTCAGAGCGCAAGACAAAAAGCCTACCGCCTACTCGATGAACAGGAGAAACATACCTATCCATCCGGTCGGTGGAGACGTGGCCTAAGCAACAAAGCAATACAAGATCTAGCCAAAAAGGGAGAAGGAGCTAGAGGAATACCACCCAAAAAAATAGAGAGCATGGCAAAATGGATAGAACTAAAAAAAGAAATTGACCAGTTAATGGATAAAGCCAAGGAACTCGAGGACCAAGCCATCCGGGAGGTCTTAGAAACAGCTGATGTCGTTTGCACTACAAACTCAACAGCCGGAAGCAACCTACTAACAGAGATGGAGTTTGATACACTATTCATAGATGAAGCCACCCAAGCAACAGAACCATCCTGCCTTATACCAACCACAAAAACCAGAAAAATAGTGATGGCTGGAGACCACAAACAACTCCCACCAACAATCCTGAACCAAAAAGCTAAACAGAAAGGCCTGGAACAAACAATGTTTGAAAGACTCGCACAAAAACACAGTCAAAACATCCACACCTTAAAAAAACAATACAGAATGAACAAAGAAATAATGAAATATCCAAACCAAGAGTTCTACAACAACAAACTACAACCTGCAAACCAAGTCAAAAACCACACACTAACAGACCTAACCAACAAACAAACCACATTAACAAAAGAACCACTCACATTCATAGATAACAAAACACCCGAAAGAAAACCAGAAGGCTCAAACTCCAGAACAAACCCCGGAGAAGCAGAAATCACAATAAAAATAACCAAAAAACTACTCAACCAAGGCCTAAAACCCAGCCAAATAGGAATAATATCACCATACAAAGCACAAACCGAAAAAATAAAAGAAAAACTCCCAAACAAAAAAATAGAAACCAAAACCGTAGACGGTTTCCAAGGCAGAGAAAAAGAAACAATAATCGTATCCCTTGTAAGATCAAACAAACAAAACCAAATCGGATTCCTAAAAAACCAAAGAAGACTAAACGTTACAATAACAAGAGCAAAAAGAAAACTAATACTAATCGGAAACCCCAACACACTCAAAACCAACCCAACCTACAAAAAACTAATCAACCACATCAAACAAAACGGCCAATACCTAAAAACACAACAACAAACAACATAA
- the hemL gene encoding glutamate-1-semialdehyde 2,1-aminomutase — protein MNGFKRSRELFDRSKDVLVGGVNSPARSYSPFPIFMEDAEGSKIYDVDGNEYIDYSLAFGPQIFGHKHPKIKQAVERQLERGWAYGTSTEGEVELAEMVVDCFDSIDKVRTVNTGTEATMSAIRLARGYTGRDQVVKFTGGFHGAHDSVLVEAGSGASTHGAPDSPGVPKDLAEKTSVLPWNDHEAVKELFEEIGGEIAGVISEPVFGNAGCIPPKNGFLELLRDLTHDNDSLLIFDEVITGFRVSMGGAQEKFDIKPDLTTLGKIVGGGFPIGMFGGDSEIMSHLSPEGDVYQAGTFSGNPVTTTASIQALKTLDNDNVIEKANKKGNKIRERLRGELDGYPVRIQGLSSMFSIFLREQEVNDYDDIVECDFEKYNELHRELARMGVYLPPSQYEICFISYVHSDQEIDETVHKIAMALEKVL, from the coding sequence ATGAATGGGTTTAAGCGTTCACGGGAACTTTTTGATCGTTCAAAAGATGTGCTTGTGGGTGGTGTGAATAGTCCTGCGCGTTCTTATAGTCCTTTTCCGATTTTTATGGAGGATGCTGAGGGCAGTAAGATCTATGATGTTGATGGTAATGAGTATATAGATTACTCTCTTGCTTTTGGTCCTCAGATTTTTGGTCATAAACACCCGAAGATCAAGCAGGCTGTTGAACGGCAATTAGAGCGTGGTTGGGCTTACGGTACCTCTACTGAGGGGGAGGTAGAGTTGGCTGAGATGGTTGTTGATTGTTTTGATAGTATTGATAAGGTTCGTACTGTGAATACGGGTACTGAGGCTACTATGTCGGCTATCAGGCTTGCCCGTGGTTATACTGGTCGGGATCAAGTTGTTAAGTTTACTGGTGGTTTTCATGGTGCTCATGACTCTGTTTTGGTAGAGGCTGGTAGTGGTGCTTCTACACATGGTGCTCCAGACTCTCCTGGCGTCCCCAAGGATCTGGCTGAGAAGACGAGCGTCTTGCCTTGGAACGACCATGAAGCAGTTAAAGAGTTGTTTGAAGAGATTGGAGGTGAGATAGCTGGTGTTATTTCAGAGCCAGTTTTCGGTAACGCTGGCTGTATACCACCAAAAAACGGTTTCTTAGAGTTATTGAGAGACCTAACCCATGACAATGATTCTCTATTGATTTTTGATGAAGTTATCACAGGGTTCAGGGTTTCGATGGGTGGTGCACAAGAGAAGTTCGATATCAAACCAGACTTAACAACGCTCGGTAAGATTGTTGGCGGTGGTTTTCCAATCGGCATGTTCGGTGGTGACAGTGAGATAATGAGCCATCTATCTCCAGAAGGAGATGTCTATCAAGCAGGTACATTCAGTGGAAACCCCGTAACAACAACTGCAAGCATACAAGCCCTAAAAACACTAGATAACGATAATGTCATCGAGAAAGCAAACAAAAAAGGAAATAAAATACGGGAGAGACTTCGTGGTGAATTAGATGGCTATCCAGTCCGGATACAGGGCCTTTCCTCTATGTTTTCAATATTTCTCAGGGAACAAGAGGTTAATGATTATGATGACATAGTTGAGTGTGATTTTGAGAAATATAATGAGTTACATCGTGAGTTGGCTCGGATGGGTGTTTACTTACCGCCTTCTCAATATGAGATCTGCTTCATATCCTATGTCCACTCAGACCAAGAGATTGATGAGACTGTTCATAAAATTGCGATGGCGTTGGAGAAAGTATTATGA
- a CDS encoding dCMP deaminase family protein, with product MNWMEVARVVAKRSTCTRRKHGAVIVNNKEIVSTGYNGAPRGWEHCTSNGCNREELEIPSGHRYELCRGVHAEMNAIIQGEKQLMEGATIYITGYPCRICEKLIVNAQINEIKYLDDGVIKSVDVDKLEEEENQYGEVEI from the coding sequence ATGAATTGGATGGAGGTTGCTCGGGTTGTTGCTAAACGCTCTACGTGTACTCGCCGGAAGCATGGGGCTGTGATTGTTAATAATAAGGAGATTGTGAGTACTGGGTATAATGGTGCGCCCCGTGGTTGGGAGCATTGTACCAGTAATGGCTGTAACCGGGAGGAGTTGGAGATTCCTAGTGGCCATCGTTATGAGTTGTGTCGTGGTGTGCATGCGGAGATGAATGCGATTATTCAGGGTGAGAAACAGTTGATGGAGGGTGCAACCATCTACATTACGGGATATCCATGTAGGATCTGTGAGAAGTTGATTGTTAATGCACAGATTAATGAGATTAAGTATCTTGATGATGGTGTTATTAAGAGTGTTGATGTGGATAAATTAGAAGAGGAAGAAAACCAATATGGTGAAGTGGAGATTTAA
- the gyrB gene encoding DNA topoisomerase (ATP-hydrolyzing) subunit B, with the protein MGIEYSSRDIEILEGLKAVRKRPSMYIGSTGPQGLHHLIYEVVDNSIDEAMAGYCDQIDVTIEDGETVTISDNGRGVPIDKHPELGKSGVEVVMTKLHAGGKFDRKTYKVSGGLHGVGVSVVNALSKWLEITVKRDGGIYRQRYERGLPATELKKIGDSSETGTKISFKPDPKIFDEIKLDYNRVLSRMRELAFLNKGLQIDLKDGRNGRTDSFHFEGGIKSFVKKINENKEVLHPEPIYITDSSDNVEVEVSLQYTDGYSQNILSFANNINTKDGGTHLSGFKSALTRVINQVGSDKGILDDEKLSGQDVREGLTAVVSVRLEEPQFEGQTKTKLGNGEVRGIVRSVLNSGLKEFLMENPGVAETVISKSVQAMRARKAAKEARELTRRKSALESTKLPGKLSDCTSRDPELSELFVVEGDSAGGSAKQARDRRFQAILPLKGKILNVEKARLDRILDNNEIKSLITAIGTGIGDEFNLENRRYDKIIIMTDADVDGAHISTLLLTFLYRYMKPLIEEGMVYLARPPLYKITGRGKSKYVYTEQQKQQALQEINNPGIQRYKGLGEMSPQQLWDTTMNPENRILLQIQNQDDVGADELFTMLMGEKVEPRRNFIIENASEVTNLDI; encoded by the coding sequence ATGGGGATTGAGTATAGTTCTAGAGATATAGAGATATTGGAGGGCTTGAAAGCGGTTCGTAAACGCCCAAGCATGTATATAGGGAGTACCGGGCCTCAAGGCCTCCACCACTTAATTTACGAGGTAGTTGACAACAGCATAGATGAAGCTATGGCCGGCTATTGCGACCAAATAGACGTCACAATAGAGGACGGAGAAACTGTAACTATAAGTGATAATGGCCGTGGTGTACCGATCGATAAACACCCCGAACTTGGTAAGAGCGGGGTCGAGGTCGTTATGACCAAACTCCACGCCGGAGGTAAATTCGACCGTAAAACCTACAAAGTCTCCGGAGGTCTACACGGAGTCGGTGTCTCAGTAGTAAACGCCCTATCAAAATGGCTAGAGATAACCGTTAAGAGGGATGGCGGTATCTACCGCCAGCGATACGAACGTGGTTTACCGGCCACCGAACTAAAGAAAATTGGAGATTCCAGTGAGACTGGAACAAAGATCTCTTTTAAACCCGACCCCAAGATATTTGATGAAATCAAACTGGATTACAACCGCGTACTATCCCGTATGCGGGAACTAGCATTCCTTAACAAAGGCCTGCAAATCGATTTAAAGGACGGTAGAAACGGCCGAACCGATTCATTCCATTTTGAAGGAGGCATCAAATCCTTTGTTAAAAAGATTAATGAGAATAAAGAGGTCTTACATCCAGAACCAATCTACATAACCGATTCAAGCGATAACGTAGAGGTAGAGGTCTCCCTTCAATACACAGATGGATACAGCCAGAACATACTCTCCTTCGCAAACAACATAAACACAAAAGATGGAGGAACCCACCTAAGCGGATTCAAATCTGCCTTAACCCGAGTAATAAACCAAGTTGGAAGCGATAAAGGCATTTTAGATGATGAGAAGTTATCTGGTCAGGATGTGCGTGAAGGCCTAACGGCTGTGGTGAGTGTACGGCTTGAGGAACCACAGTTTGAAGGCCAGACCAAAACCAAGTTAGGTAATGGTGAGGTCCGGGGGATAGTTCGTAGTGTCTTAAACTCCGGTTTAAAGGAGTTTTTAATGGAGAACCCAGGGGTGGCTGAAACCGTTATCTCGAAGTCTGTTCAAGCTATGCGGGCTCGTAAAGCAGCTAAAGAGGCTCGAGAACTAACACGCCGTAAATCAGCTTTAGAAAGCACTAAACTACCTGGAAAACTATCAGACTGCACTTCCAGAGACCCAGAGCTCTCCGAACTCTTCGTAGTCGAGGGAGATTCAGCCGGTGGCTCAGCGAAACAAGCAAGAGACCGACGTTTCCAAGCAATCCTACCACTAAAAGGAAAAATCCTAAATGTAGAGAAAGCCAGGCTAGACCGAATACTAGACAACAACGAAATAAAAAGCCTGATCACAGCTATAGGAACCGGAATCGGAGACGAATTCAATCTAGAAAACCGGCGTTATGACAAAATAATAATAATGACAGACGCCGACGTAGACGGAGCACACATCTCCACCCTACTACTCACATTCTTATATAGATACATGAAACCCCTAATCGAAGAGGGAATGGTATACCTCGCCCGACCACCCCTATACAAAATAACAGGCCGTGGAAAAAGCAAATACGTATACACAGAACAACAAAAACAACAAGCCCTCCAAGAAATCAACAACCCCGGCATACAACGATACAAAGGCCTGGGAGAGATGTCACCACAACAACTATGGGACACCACAATGAACCCAGAAAACCGAATCCTACTACAAATACAAAACCAAGACGACGTAGGAGCCGACGAACTCTTCACAATGCTAATGGGAGAAAAAGTAGAGCCAAGAAGAAACTTCATAATCGAAAACGCATCCGAGGTCACAAACCTTGACATCTAA